One window from the genome of Pelodictyon luteolum DSM 273 encodes:
- the rplK gene encoding 50S ribosomal protein L11: protein MAKKVIGFIKLQIPAGAANPAPPVGPALGQKGVNIMEFCKQFNAKTQSEAGMIIPVVITVFSDKSFTFITKTPPAAVLLLKEAKLQKGSGEPNRNKVGTVTREQVKKIAELKMPDLNAFDLRGAEEMIMGTARSMGIVVEG from the coding sequence ATGGCAAAAAAGGTAATCGGTTTCATCAAGCTTCAGATCCCTGCCGGCGCTGCGAACCCCGCACCTCCTGTCGGTCCCGCCCTCGGTCAGAAGGGTGTGAACATTATGGAGTTCTGCAAGCAGTTCAATGCAAAGACCCAGTCAGAGGCTGGTATGATCATCCCCGTGGTCATCACTGTCTTCTCCGACAAGTCATTCACCTTCATCACCAAGACGCCTCCCGCCGCAGTGCTCCTTCTGAAGGAAGCCAAGCTGCAGAAAGGTTCGGGTGAGCCGAACCGCAACAAGGTCGGCACCGTTACCCGCGAGCAGGTCAAGAAGATCGCCGAGCTGAAGATGCCTGACCTCAATGCCTTCGATCTTCGCGGTGCAGAAGAGATGATCATGGGTACGGCAAGAAGCATGGGTATTGTAGTAGAGGGCTGA
- the nusG gene encoding transcription termination/antitermination protein NusG, whose translation MAARKKEVEDLGVPPAARWYALRIYSGHERKVKEGIDAEVERSGLGDKILQVYVPYEKFVEVKNGKKRSMTKNAFPGYVLIEAVLDKQTRNLILDIPSIMGFLGVDDNPIPLRPDEVEKLLQPEASVEHRTIIEAPFQVGDSVKVIDGPFSSLTGVVHDVCTERMKVKVMISFFGRSTPTELDFSQVKSVSQ comes from the coding sequence ATGGCCGCAAGAAAAAAGGAAGTTGAGGATCTGGGAGTGCCGCCGGCAGCACGCTGGTATGCGCTCAGGATCTATTCCGGGCACGAGCGGAAGGTCAAGGAAGGTATAGATGCGGAAGTTGAGCGTAGCGGGCTTGGTGACAAGATCCTGCAGGTGTATGTTCCTTACGAGAAGTTCGTCGAGGTCAAGAACGGCAAGAAGCGCAGCATGACGAAGAATGCGTTTCCGGGCTACGTGCTGATCGAAGCCGTGCTTGACAAGCAGACCCGCAACCTCATTCTCGATATCCCCTCGATCATGGGTTTTCTCGGTGTCGACGACAACCCGATTCCGCTTCGTCCCGACGAGGTCGAAAAGCTGCTTCAGCCGGAGGCTTCTGTCGAGCATCGCACCATCATCGAGGCGCCCTTCCAGGTCGGCGATTCCGTCAAGGTCATCGACGGCCCGTTCAGTTCGCTTACCGGCGTGGTCCACGATGTCTGCACCGAGCGCATGAAGGTGAAGGTCATGATCAGCTTCTTCGGTCGCAGCACGCCGACAGAGCTTGATTTCTCGCAGGTTAAGTCAGTTTCACAATAA
- the secE gene encoding preprotein translocase subunit SecE encodes MNKYIGKAGQYYRDVVAEMRKVVWPSKEELKDLTVVVLTVSGLLALFTFLVDWVINFVMGKLL; translated from the coding sequence ATGAACAAGTATATCGGTAAGGCCGGTCAGTATTACAGGGACGTTGTCGCAGAGATGCGCAAGGTCGTCTGGCCGAGCAAGGAAGAGTTGAAAGATCTGACGGTGGTGGTCCTGACAGTGTCGGGCCTCCTCGCTCTTTTCACCTTCCTCGTCGACTGGGTGATAAACTTCGTGATGGGAAAGTTACTGTAA
- a CDS encoding SDR family NAD(P)-dependent oxidoreductase, which yields MSMRCTLITGASMGIGEAFAREFARRGNNLILVARSAELLHTLAAELREKRHVEVLVCVSDLTRPTAPEEIHQFCRREGVRVDLLINAAGLSYAGGYSGIPPEKLEELMAVNMLALARLTRLFSVDMVAAGGGGIINIASLAGLQGIAGLGLYSATKSFVITLTEALHVELKASGVKVLAVCPGFIETGFFAVAGHDPASILLPISDASVVVKAAVRGLMKNKMRVYPTLIDTLLAFAERFAPREVSARLAAFLSGVWGK from the coding sequence ATGTCCATGCGCTGCACGCTCATCACCGGGGCCTCAATGGGAATCGGCGAGGCCTTTGCCCGCGAGTTCGCCCGCAGGGGGAACAACCTCATTCTCGTTGCCCGTTCGGCTGAGCTTTTGCACACGCTGGCCGCAGAGCTCCGAGAAAAAAGGCACGTTGAAGTGCTGGTGTGCGTTTCGGATCTCACCCGGCCGACTGCGCCGGAGGAGATCCATCAGTTCTGCCGCCGCGAGGGTGTGAGGGTAGACCTCCTCATCAATGCCGCAGGGCTCTCGTATGCGGGAGGGTACAGCGGGATCCCTCCGGAAAAACTCGAGGAGCTGATGGCCGTCAACATGCTTGCGCTTGCCCGTCTCACCCGCCTCTTTTCGGTCGACATGGTGGCTGCGGGCGGGGGCGGCATCATCAACATCGCCTCGCTTGCAGGCCTGCAGGGTATCGCCGGTCTCGGACTCTATTCGGCGACCAAGTCATTCGTCATCACCCTCACCGAAGCCCTGCATGTAGAGCTGAAAGCTTCCGGGGTGAAAGTGCTGGCAGTATGCCCCGGGTTCATCGAAACAGGCTTCTTCGCCGTCGCCGGCCATGATCCTGCTTCCATCCTTCTGCCCATCTCAGACGCTTCGGTCGTGGTGAAGGCGGCCGTCCGCGGACTTATGAAAAATAAGATGCGGGTGTATCCCACCCTCATCGACACCCTCCTTGCCTTTGCTGAAAGATTTGCCCCGAGAGAGGTTTCCGCCCGGCTGGCGGCATTTCTGTCGGGCGTCTGGGGAAAATAA
- the ispG gene encoding (E)-4-hydroxy-3-methylbut-2-enyl-diphosphate synthase yields MYEYRRRLTREVPFGPISLGGYLPIRVESMLNTHTSDTRASVEQCRRLHDAGCEIIRLTVPTEKDAENLRAIRDQLRRDGIRTPLVADIHFSARAAMKAVEFVENIRINPGNYATRKKFSNGDYTEDEYQQELLHVRQEFLPLVEKARSLGVSMRIGTNHGSLSDRIVSRRGNSPDGMVEAALEFARICEDAGYYDILFSMKSSNVRVMIQAYRLLVQRADKELLHAYPLHLGVTEAGDGDEARVKSAMGIGALLEDGLGDTIRVSLTEDPVNEVPVGFEIVRKYNTFHQVKGKKAHLPLKHLIESSGEAGRSRAATEELPFDPVSYSRRSSEPLETGGLVIGGEALPVVETALQSPLSEADGALEEALLRLRPELEAGAIRSELLTVPVAVESDLPLLRNLLGRLGPAARSVGASTAEAGLFNLLLREDLAKVRFEITEEEMLPKDLVDMIPADCFPAVEFSFVRQRSGVGVAAEVLASFAMKARARNLQRVLFSVVSSDGLYAARRLALEFRRRSIRAPVSVRFSGSDPLRLSTIIDASVQAGPLFSDGLGDMLSLQTPLSAEDEISLGFNILQGARARMSKTEFISCPGCGRTYFDLERAAASIKTRLSHLKGLKIGIMGCVVNGPGEMADADFGYVGAGKNRISLYVGKECVAENLPEVEAVDRLIDLIREHGRWVEPSAPLED; encoded by the coding sequence ATGTACGAGTACCGCCGCCGCCTGACCAGAGAAGTGCCGTTCGGCCCCATATCCCTCGGAGGATACCTGCCGATCAGGGTGGAGTCCATGCTCAATACCCATACCTCCGATACACGGGCCTCGGTTGAACAGTGCCGCAGGCTCCATGATGCGGGCTGCGAAATCATCCGGCTGACCGTCCCTACCGAGAAAGACGCTGAAAACCTCCGCGCCATCCGCGACCAGCTGCGGCGCGACGGCATCCGGACGCCGCTTGTGGCCGATATCCACTTTTCCGCTCGCGCCGCAATGAAGGCGGTGGAGTTCGTCGAGAACATCCGCATCAATCCGGGCAACTACGCAACCCGCAAGAAGTTTTCAAACGGTGACTACACGGAGGACGAATACCAGCAGGAGCTTCTGCATGTCCGCCAGGAATTCCTTCCGCTTGTCGAGAAAGCCCGCAGCCTTGGCGTCTCCATGCGCATCGGCACCAACCACGGCTCGCTGTCCGACCGCATCGTCAGCCGCAGGGGCAACTCCCCGGACGGCATGGTCGAGGCCGCGCTGGAGTTCGCCCGCATCTGCGAAGATGCCGGCTACTATGACATCCTCTTCTCCATGAAGTCTTCCAATGTCAGGGTGATGATCCAGGCATATCGTCTTCTTGTGCAGCGTGCAGACAAGGAGCTTCTCCACGCATATCCACTCCATCTCGGGGTGACTGAAGCCGGGGATGGTGACGAGGCCAGGGTGAAATCCGCCATGGGCATCGGCGCCCTGCTTGAGGACGGTCTTGGCGACACCATAAGGGTATCGCTCACCGAAGACCCTGTCAACGAGGTGCCTGTCGGTTTCGAGATCGTACGGAAGTACAACACGTTCCATCAGGTGAAGGGCAAAAAGGCTCATCTCCCCCTCAAGCATCTTATAGAGTCCTCCGGTGAGGCCGGCAGATCGCGTGCCGCAACGGAGGAGCTTCCTTTTGATCCCGTCAGCTACAGCCGGCGGAGCTCGGAGCCGCTGGAGACCGGAGGCCTTGTCATCGGCGGTGAAGCGCTGCCGGTGGTCGAGACTGCGCTGCAGTCACCTCTTTCTGAAGCGGATGGTGCACTGGAGGAAGCTCTCCTGCGGCTTCGCCCCGAGCTGGAGGCGGGTGCCATCCGCTCCGAGCTCCTCACGGTTCCCGTGGCCGTCGAAAGTGATCTCCCTCTGCTCCGGAATCTGCTTGGGAGGCTTGGCCCGGCTGCCAGGTCTGTCGGAGCATCGACGGCTGAAGCAGGGCTTTTTAATCTTCTTCTCAGGGAGGATCTCGCCAAAGTCCGCTTCGAGATTACCGAAGAGGAGATGCTTCCGAAAGATCTTGTCGACATGATTCCCGCCGACTGCTTTCCGGCGGTCGAATTTTCGTTCGTACGCCAGCGCTCAGGTGTCGGCGTTGCGGCCGAAGTCCTCGCATCGTTTGCCATGAAAGCCCGAGCCCGCAACCTGCAAAGGGTACTCTTTTCGGTTGTCTCCTCCGATGGGCTCTATGCTGCACGCCGCCTCGCCCTTGAGTTCCGCCGCCGCTCCATCAGGGCCCCTGTTTCTGTACGTTTCAGCGGGAGCGATCCCCTTCGACTCAGTACCATAATCGATGCCTCCGTACAGGCCGGTCCGCTTTTTTCCGATGGACTCGGCGACATGCTCTCCCTCCAGACGCCGCTGAGTGCCGAGGACGAGATCAGTCTCGGGTTCAATATCCTGCAGGGTGCCAGGGCCCGTATGTCGAAAACCGAATTCATCTCCTGTCCCGGCTGCGGCAGGACCTACTTCGACCTTGAGCGTGCCGCCGCTTCCATCAAAACACGCCTCTCACACCTGAAAGGACTCAAAATCGGCATCATGGGGTGCGTGGTGAACGGGCCGGGCGAGATGGCCGATGCCGATTTCGGCTATGTGGGTGCGGGAAAGAACCGCATCAGCCTCTATGTAGGAAAGGAATGCGTTGCCGAGAATCTGCCTGAGGTGGAGGCTGTCGACCGCCTGATCGATCTCATCCGGGAGCACGGCCGCTGGGTCGAGCCCTCTGCCCCCCTAGAGGACTAG
- a CDS encoding FtsB family cell division protein produces the protein MSLKHTLNMFWGYVRTNPKKFFFAVLAVVFVTWLLFDDYGLLTRISMEAEHRSLLRTQEEGQQRIIRNEARIRHSSDPDSIEKAARERYNFRRTGERIYIISEE, from the coding sequence TTGAGCTTGAAACACACGCTGAACATGTTCTGGGGCTATGTACGCACCAACCCGAAAAAGTTTTTTTTCGCGGTGCTTGCCGTTGTGTTCGTTACCTGGCTCCTCTTTGACGACTACGGTCTCTTGACAAGGATCTCCATGGAGGCAGAGCACCGGAGCCTGCTGCGAACGCAGGAGGAGGGGCAGCAGCGGATCATCCGGAACGAGGCCCGCATCCGCCATTCATCCGATCCCGACAGCATCGAAAAGGCTGCCCGGGAGAGGTATAATTTCCGCCGCACGGGGGAACGCATCTATATCATCAGTGAGGAGTAG
- the eno gene encoding phosphopyruvate hydratase — protein sequence MPVIHKIHARQILDSRGNPTVEVDVYTESSFGRAAVPSGASTGVHEAVELRDGDKGVYLGKGVLKAVENVNTVIDEALRGMLVTEQEEIDARLLELDGTPNKSKLGANALLGVSMACAKAGAEYSGLSLFRYIGGTMANTLPVPMMNVLNGGAHADNTVDFQEFMIMPIGFSTYSDALRCGAEIFHALKALLHSRGLSTAVGDEGGFAPNLRSNEEAIELVVEAIGKAGYKAGSPASKGGLGDAQVMIALDPASSEFYDTEKKKYVFKKSDKRELSSEEMASYWEGWANTYPIISIEDGMAEDDWAGWKLLTEKIGDRVQLVGDDLFVTNSLRLAEGIEKGVGNSILIKVNQIGTLTETLRAIDLAKRNGYTSVISHRSGETEDSTIAQIAVATNAGQIKTGSMSRSDRMSKYNELLRIEEELGEQAIYPGKQAFRV from the coding sequence ATGCCTGTAATCCACAAAATCCACGCCCGCCAGATCCTTGACTCACGGGGCAACCCTACGGTCGAAGTCGACGTCTATACTGAAAGTTCATTCGGCCGTGCAGCCGTTCCCAGCGGTGCGTCGACCGGCGTGCATGAGGCAGTGGAACTGCGTGATGGCGACAAGGGGGTCTACCTCGGCAAAGGCGTCCTGAAAGCGGTGGAGAACGTCAACACCGTCATCGACGAAGCGCTCAGAGGCATGCTCGTGACCGAGCAGGAAGAGATCGATGCCCGCCTGCTCGAGCTCGACGGCACTCCGAATAAATCCAAACTCGGAGCAAATGCCCTTCTCGGCGTCTCCATGGCCTGCGCCAAAGCCGGAGCCGAATACTCCGGCCTGTCGCTCTTCCGCTACATCGGCGGCACCATGGCCAATACGCTTCCGGTTCCGATGATGAACGTGCTCAATGGCGGCGCCCATGCAGACAATACCGTCGACTTCCAGGAGTTCATGATCATGCCGATAGGGTTCAGCACCTACTCCGATGCACTTCGCTGCGGTGCAGAAATCTTCCATGCCCTGAAGGCTCTTCTCCACAGCCGCGGCCTCAGCACTGCCGTCGGTGACGAAGGCGGGTTCGCACCCAACCTCCGTTCGAACGAAGAAGCTATCGAGCTTGTGGTCGAAGCCATCGGCAAGGCCGGCTACAAGGCAGGTTCTCCCGCCTCGAAAGGCGGCCTCGGCGACGCTCAGGTCATGATCGCACTCGATCCTGCAAGCTCCGAGTTCTACGATACGGAGAAAAAGAAATACGTCTTCAAGAAGTCCGATAAGCGCGAACTCTCCTCTGAAGAGATGGCTTCCTACTGGGAAGGGTGGGCCAACACCTACCCGATCATTTCCATCGAAGACGGTATGGCCGAAGACGACTGGGCAGGCTGGAAGCTCCTCACCGAAAAGATCGGAGACCGTGTGCAGCTTGTCGGCGACGATCTTTTCGTTACCAACAGCCTGCGCCTCGCCGAGGGCATTGAAAAAGGTGTGGGCAACTCGATTCTCATCAAGGTCAACCAGATCGGTACCCTTACCGAAACCCTCCGGGCCATCGATCTGGCAAAGCGCAACGGATACACCTCGGTCATCAGCCACCGCAGCGGCGAAACCGAAGACAGCACCATCGCCCAGATCGCTGTAGCGACCAATGCCGGACAGATCAAGACCGGCAGCATGTCGCGCAGCGACCGCATGTCGAAGTACAATGAACTGCTCCGCATCGAGGAAGAGCTCGGCGAGCAGGCAATCTATCCCGGAAAGCAGGCCTTCAGGGTCTGA
- the fusA gene encoding elongation factor G, with product MQAVQPDQIRNIVITGHAGSGKTILTESLALSMGLINRAGSIEEGNTLSDYSPDEISRRHSLNTSLINGMWQGCKLNIIDTPGLIDFHGDVKSAMRVADTVLVTVNASTGVEVGTDTIWEYTKEYYKPTVFVLTKLDADRTRFNETIQELQDHFGHLVTPIQFPAEEGVGHHILIDVLLMKQLEFNPDKPGSMTVSDIPDIYLKRAEELHQQLVEAVAETDEELMERFFEIGSLTEDELRHGIKSALVSRTFFPVFCTSPLHLIGSERLLNAMVNLFPSPIERGPEHSLCTSGQNEQLLEPDPAGATIAFIFKTMSEPRIGEISYLRVYSGHLESGHELQDVQTGQLEKPGQIHTVIGEKRTPVDSLLAGDIGMVVKLKDAHTNDTLADKGTNCRISPITFPVPVLATAIVPITQGDEEKISAGLHHLHEEDPSFSIEHDVEFNQTILKTQGETHLDIILSRLEKKFNVKVETAPVRVPYRETIRVQASAQGRHKKQSGGRGQYGDVWVRLDPAPRDSGFEFTSEVVGGVVPTRYIPAVEKGLREAIASGTLTGYPVVDLKAVVYDGSYHPVDSSEFAFKIAAGMAFKAAIEKAKPMVLEPIAELTVTAPDQYTGEIVGDISAKRGKILGMEADVRMQVVKAEIPQSALPAFHHSLTRLTQGRARYSYHFSHYEEAPAEVVQQLVAEKND from the coding sequence ATGCAAGCTGTCCAACCCGATCAAATCCGCAACATCGTCATCACAGGCCATGCCGGCAGCGGCAAGACCATCCTCACCGAATCCCTTGCTCTCTCGATGGGACTCATAAACCGGGCTGGCAGCATCGAGGAGGGCAATACCCTCTCCGACTACTCACCCGATGAGATAAGCCGCAGGCACAGCCTCAACACCAGCCTCATAAACGGAATGTGGCAGGGCTGCAAACTGAACATCATAGACACGCCCGGCCTGATTGACTTCCATGGCGACGTAAAGTCCGCTATGCGCGTGGCCGACACGGTGCTGGTCACCGTCAATGCGTCCACCGGCGTGGAGGTTGGCACCGATACAATCTGGGAGTACACCAAAGAATACTATAAGCCGACCGTCTTCGTCCTGACCAAGCTCGACGCCGACCGAACGCGCTTCAACGAGACAATCCAGGAACTGCAGGACCATTTCGGGCACCTCGTCACCCCGATCCAGTTCCCGGCAGAAGAGGGCGTCGGACATCATATACTCATCGATGTCCTTTTGATGAAGCAGCTCGAATTCAACCCGGACAAACCGGGCAGCATGACAGTCTCCGACATCCCGGACATTTATCTGAAACGGGCTGAGGAACTTCACCAGCAGCTTGTCGAAGCAGTCGCCGAAACCGATGAAGAGCTTATGGAGCGCTTCTTCGAGATCGGTTCCCTGACCGAGGACGAACTGCGCCACGGCATCAAAAGTGCACTTGTATCCCGCACCTTCTTTCCGGTGTTCTGCACCTCTCCCCTGCACCTCATCGGCTCTGAGCGTCTGCTGAACGCGATGGTCAACCTCTTTCCTTCGCCCATAGAGCGTGGCCCGGAGCACTCCCTCTGCACGTCCGGCCAGAACGAACAGCTCCTCGAACCCGATCCGGCAGGCGCCACCATCGCCTTCATCTTCAAGACCATGTCGGAACCACGAATCGGTGAAATATCCTACCTACGGGTCTATTCCGGCCATCTTGAATCCGGTCATGAACTCCAGGACGTGCAGACCGGCCAACTTGAAAAACCCGGCCAGATCCACACCGTCATCGGCGAAAAACGTACTCCGGTCGACAGCCTTCTTGCCGGTGACATCGGCATGGTCGTCAAGCTGAAGGATGCACATACGAACGACACCCTTGCCGACAAGGGCACCAACTGCCGCATCAGCCCCATCACTTTTCCCGTTCCGGTACTCGCCACGGCCATCGTGCCGATCACACAGGGCGATGAAGAAAAGATCTCGGCGGGACTCCACCACCTGCATGAAGAGGACCCGAGCTTCTCGATCGAGCATGATGTCGAGTTCAACCAGACCATTCTCAAGACGCAGGGAGAGACACACCTCGATATCATCCTCAGCCGCCTTGAAAAGAAGTTCAATGTGAAAGTCGAGACCGCCCCGGTAAGGGTCCCATACCGCGAAACCATCCGCGTACAGGCCTCTGCCCAGGGTCGCCACAAGAAGCAGTCGGGTGGACGCGGGCAGTACGGTGACGTCTGGGTAAGGCTCGACCCCGCCCCTCGCGACAGCGGATTTGAATTCACAAGCGAGGTGGTCGGCGGCGTGGTCCCCACCCGCTACATCCCTGCCGTTGAAAAAGGACTCCGCGAGGCTATCGCCTCCGGAACCCTAACCGGCTACCCTGTGGTCGATTTGAAGGCTGTCGTTTACGATGGCTCGTACCACCCTGTCGACAGTTCTGAATTCGCGTTCAAGATTGCAGCCGGAATGGCGTTCAAGGCGGCCATCGAAAAAGCTAAGCCGATGGTTCTTGAACCTATTGCGGAGCTCACCGTGACCGCACCCGACCAGTACACCGGAGAAATCGTTGGGGATATTTCAGCCAAACGGGGAAAGATACTCGGCATGGAGGCGGACGTCCGGATGCAGGTGGTCAAGGCGGAGATTCCGCAGTCAGCTCTTCCGGCCTTCCATCACTCGCTGACGCGCCTCACCCAGGGCAGAGCACGTTACAGCTATCATTTCAGCCACTATGAAGAAGCGCCGGCCGAGGTGGTGCAGCAACTGGTTGCTGAAAAGAATGACTGA
- a CDS encoding polyprenol monophosphomannose synthase has product MNEQEIGGAGYASALVIIPTYNESQNIGRLIDTLQKSFGRLLDILVIDDSSPDGTASIVAEMQQHCRGLHLIKRERKLGLGTAYIQGFRYALEGGYRFILEMDADFSHDPAMVGVLIDAAGTADLVIGSRYVGNRVNVVNWPLSRLILSKMASIYTRVITGMPVADPTGGFKCFRREVLEAIDLDRIASQGYSFQIEVNFRVWKKGFRIQEVPIVFTDRTVGLSKMTRGNIREAVWMVWWLKLKSLVGML; this is encoded by the coding sequence ATGAACGAGCAAGAGATCGGGGGAGCGGGCTATGCCTCCGCCCTCGTCATCATACCAACCTACAACGAAAGCCAGAACATCGGGCGTCTCATCGACACCCTTCAGAAGTCGTTCGGCCGGCTTCTCGACATCCTGGTCATCGACGACAGTTCGCCTGACGGGACCGCCAGTATTGTCGCTGAAATGCAGCAGCACTGTCGGGGGCTGCATCTCATCAAGCGGGAGCGAAAACTCGGGCTAGGCACTGCCTACATTCAGGGATTCCGCTATGCGCTTGAGGGTGGATATAGGTTCATACTGGAGATGGATGCCGATTTCTCGCATGACCCTGCCATGGTCGGCGTACTTATTGACGCTGCTGGAACTGCGGATCTCGTGATAGGGTCCCGATATGTCGGCAACAGGGTCAACGTTGTCAATTGGCCGCTCAGCCGCCTGATTCTATCGAAAATGGCTAGCATCTATACCCGGGTCATCACCGGCATGCCCGTTGCAGACCCGACCGGGGGGTTCAAGTGCTTCCGGCGTGAAGTGCTTGAGGCAATCGATCTTGACCGCATCGCTTCGCAGGGGTACTCGTTTCAGATCGAGGTGAACTTCAGGGTATGGAAGAAAGGGTTCCGGATTCAGGAGGTACCGATTGTGTTCACCGACAGGACCGTGGGGCTGTCGAAGATGACGAGAGGGAACATCCGCGAAGCGGTATGGATGGTCTGGTGGCTGAAACTGAAATCGCTTGTCGGAATGCTTTAG
- a CDS encoding indolepyruvate ferredoxin oxidoreductase subunit alpha, translated as MADPVKQPETQPAPAAKAPAAPKAEAPKGAPPKAPAPAAKQGQAAPKGAAAKPAGKARLEPLNVNLGRCGVRQESALPYKKPAAPKPAPAAKPAPAAKGAPAAKPAAGAKPAPTAAPAPKAAPAAAPAMKPAAPRAKKHYFIFENLCVGCGLCLDKCPPKVNAIGYKFYGDVQEGGFRCYIDQVACISCSACFSGDECPSGALVEVLPDGEVLDFSFTPPDRLDFDLRFLHRFHREAR; from the coding sequence ATGGCCGATCCTGTAAAACAGCCAGAAACTCAGCCGGCACCAGCCGCGAAGGCTCCGGCTGCGCCCAAGGCGGAAGCGCCGAAGGGTGCGCCGCCTAAGGCACCGGCACCAGCCGCGAAGCAGGGGCAGGCAGCGCCGAAGGGTGCGGCGGCGAAACCGGCCGGCAAGGCCCGCCTTGAGCCGCTGAATGTCAACCTTGGCCGTTGCGGCGTCCGGCAGGAATCCGCGCTGCCCTATAAGAAGCCTGCTGCTCCAAAACCAGCGCCCGCTGCAAAACCAGCACCTGCGGCTAAAGGAGCACCCGCTGCCAAGCCCGCTGCAGGAGCAAAACCGGCACCGACCGCAGCTCCGGCACCGAAGGCCGCACCTGCTGCCGCTCCGGCCATGAAGCCTGCGGCTCCGAGGGCGAAGAAGCATTACTTCATCTTCGAGAATCTCTGTGTAGGATGCGGCCTCTGCCTTGACAAGTGTCCACCGAAGGTCAACGCCATCGGCTACAAGTTCTACGGGGACGTTCAGGAAGGCGGCTTCCGCTGCTACATCGATCAGGTTGCATGTATTTCCTGCTCGGCCTGCTTCTCTGGTGATGAGTGCCCTTCCGGCGCGCTTGTTGAAGTGCTGCCTGACGGAGAAGTCCTCGACTTCTCATTCACGCCGCCTGATCGTCTTGATTTTGATCTCCGCTTCCTGCATCGCTTCCACCGCGAAGCCCGCTGA